A part of Astyanax mexicanus isolate ESR-SI-001 chromosome 2, AstMex3_surface, whole genome shotgun sequence genomic DNA contains:
- the lingo4a gene encoding leucine-rich repeat and immunoglobulin-like domain-containing nogo receptor-interacting protein 4a has protein sequence MCMEVTDWRGVYWWVVLLWLVGVAAAGDPPWPCPQRCECLHEFLLVNCSSRHLTTVPDSIHSNAQRLNLSTNRLKMLGRRQFAGLSQLRELDLSENMLTMIEVEAFLGLQNLLTLRLNRNQLKIIPVGAFSGLSNLRLLDVRENELLVFLDFTFREMASLQKLEASENDLVFISNRAFNGLINLQELNLDRCNLTSIPSEALSQLTALSRLRFCRVSFTTLPNNSFRRLNRLRELTVSHSPGLDSIAANSLIGLNLTSLTLSYCNLSSVPYSPLHHLVYLRYLDLSYNPITTIQSNLLGDLLRLQEFHLVGGSLLKVEPGAFRGLIHFHLLNVSYNRLSTLEDTVFHSVGTVEVLRLDGNPLACDCRMLWVLRRRLRLDFDGRPPSCTSPVQVQGRKFQDFTEAELPGLFTCRQARILNRKPQEVRTDEGHTVLFFCQVDGDPIPSVIWVSPQRTLISTTGRIRVLPNGTLEVRYAQVQDSGYYRCFASNAAGNDSISVNLRVRGFPASSRNRSAHFFLEGWSLSSTQTPVNGSQGPQPFPFDVKTLVIAVTMGFLSFLSSVAICFVFMFFWSQSKGQIKHTATIDFVPRSAGASANGGGGGMETGRFTMKLI, from the exons ATGTGTATGGAGGTCACTGATTGGCGGGGGGTGTACTGGTGGGTTGTTCTCCTGTGGTTAGTGGGAGTGGCAGCAGCAGGAGACCCACCTTGGCCCTGCCCTCAGCGCTGTGAGTGTTTACACGAGTTCCTCCTGGTCAACTGCTCTTCACGGCACCTGACCACTGTACCCGACAGCATTCACAGCAATGCCCAGCGCCTCAACCTCTCCACTAATCGCCTGAAGATGCTCGGGAGGCGGCAGTTCGCCGGTCTGAGTCAGCTGCGAGAGCTGGACCTGAGTGAGAACATGCTGACAATGATCGAGGTGGAGGCCTTCCTCGGGCTGCAGAACCTGCTGACGCTTCGATTGAATCGAAACCAGCTCAAGATCATCCCGGTCGGGGCCTTCTCAGGACTTTCCAATCTCCGCCTGCTGGACGTCAGAGAGAACGAGCTGCTGGTCTTCCTGGACTTCACGTTTCGAGAGATGGCCTCTCTGCAGAAGCTGGAGGCCAGCGAGAACGACCTGGTGTTCATCTCCAACCGCGCCTTCAACGGCCTCATCAATCTGCAGGAGCTCAATCTGGACAGGTGTAACCTCACGTCCATCCCAAGCGAGGCGCTGTCGCAGCTCACTGCACTGTCACGACTCAG GTTCTGCCGGGTCAGCTTCACAACCCTTCCCAACAACTCCTTCCGGAGGTTAAATCGTCTCAGAGAACTGACCGTGTCCCACTCACCTGGTCTGGACTCGATCGCCGCCAACAGCCTGATTGGCCTCAACCTCACTTCCCTAACTCTCAGCTACTGCAACCTGAGCTCAGTGCCCTACTCCCCTCTGCACCACCTGGTCTACCTGCGCTACCTGGACCTGTCCTACAACCCAATCACCACCATCCAGTCAAATCTGCTGGGGGACCTTCTGCGTCTGCAGGAGTTCCACCTGGTGGGCGGGAGTCTGCTGAAGGTGGAGCCTGGAGCTTTCCGCGGCCTCATCCACTTCCACCTGCTCAACGTTTCCTACAATCGACTTTCGACCCTGGAGGACACTGTGTTCCATTCGGTGGGGACCGTGGAGGTTCTCAGACTCGACGGGAACCCGTTGGCTTGTGACTGCCGGATGCTGTGGGTGCTGCGGCGTCGCCTGCGCCTGGACTTTGACGGGCGGCCGCCCAGTTGCACATCGCCTGTTCAGGTGCAGGGCAGGAAATTCCAGGACTTCACTGAAGCCGAGCTGCCTGGTTTGTTCACCTGCAGGCAGGCGCGCATTCTGAACCGAAAACCCCAGGAGGTGCGCACCGACGAGGGTCATACGGTTCTGTTCTTCTGCCAAGTGGATGGAGACCCTATTCCCTCGGTCATCTGGGTGAGCCCCCAGCGCACCCTCATCTCCACCACTGGACGCATCCGTGTCCTTCCCAATGGTACCCTCGAGGTGCGTTACGCTCAAGTCCAGGACAGTGGCTACTACCGCTGCTTCGCCTCCAATGCAGCAGGAAACGACAGCATCTCCGTCAACTTAAGGGTACGAGGCTTTCCTGCTTCGTCACGGAATCGCTCCGCCCACTTCTTCTTGGAGGGGTGGAGCCTTTCTTCCACCCAGACGCCTGTCAACGGTTCCCAGGGTCCTCAGCCGTTTCCTTTTGACGTGAAGACACTGGTGATCGCTGTCACAATGGGATTTCTGTCGTTCCTGAGCTCGGTGGCCATTTGCTTCGTGTTCATGTTCTTCTGGAGCCAGAGCAAAGGCCAGATCAAGCACACTGCCACCATTGACTTTGTCCCTCGCAGTGCGGGGGCATCAGCGAATGGAGGTGGCGGTGGCATGGAGACTGGCAGGTTCACCATGAAACTCATCTAA